A genome region from Physeter macrocephalus isolate SW-GA chromosome 4, ASM283717v5, whole genome shotgun sequence includes the following:
- the LOC112063862 gene encoding podoplanin-like, with the protein MWKGPVLFFVLGSASLWVLAEASTVRPEDGMTTGVENGKATPGVEDHVETPGASGEPHESAGLTAPMPTRTKSMTEVHKEDLPTAESTIHSQGQSQSTTTLNVATSQSPGKTDGEKPTTVEKGGSSTVTLVGIIVGVLLAIGFIGGVIIVFVRKMSGRP; encoded by the coding sequence ATGTGGAAGGGGCCAGTTCTGTTCTTCGTTTTGGGAAGCGCATCGCTCTGGGTCCTGGCAGAAGCCAGCACGGTCAGGCCAGAAGATGGCATGACTACAGGTGTGGAAAATGGCAAGGCGACCCCGGGTGTGGAAGATCACGTGGAGACCCCAGGTGCCAGTGGAGAGCCCCATGAGTCTGCTGGCTTGACAGCTCCGATGCCGACAAGAACAAAGAGCATGACAGAGGTTCACAAAGAGGACCTGCCCACTGCAGAAAGCACAATCCACTCCCAAGGACAAAGCCAGAGCACGACAACCCTGAATGTGGCAACTAGTCAGTCCCCGGggaaaacagatggagaaaaaccaACAACAGTTGAGAAAGGTGGCTCGTCAACAGTGACCCTGGTTGGAATCATAGTTGGGGTCTTACTAGCCATTGGATTCATTGGTGGAGTCATCATTGTGTTTGTTCGAAAAATGTCAGGAAGGCCCTAA